A window of the Juglans microcarpa x Juglans regia isolate MS1-56 chromosome 5D, Jm3101_v1.0, whole genome shotgun sequence genome harbors these coding sequences:
- the LOC121264264 gene encoding uncharacterized protein LOC121264264, which yields MDSPSVTTQVRTLCPSSSGRRSSFSASPEFEFWMVRNPSFPQPNLLSADELFVDGVLLPLHLLPHHHPDPTQEPDPDPPNSTPAVTNPEPARPESSPSAITESTAVLTGSKRWREIFKKSSTKNPEGKEKEKEKDREKKKTEKERKSGGGGGASSAELNINIWPFSRSRSAGNAGTRPKSVTGAPGTRKVNSAPCSRSNSAGESKSKKWPSSPGRGGVHLGRSSPVWQVRRGGGSGVKSSDPAARVAERAAKKDVPENRRSRTAANGGSSLPKARVLNLNVPICIGYGHHLSCGSDENSTISGGNNSRRIISSGGTDGGKSGNIGNGGNLYNLRSLFTKKVY from the coding sequence ATGGATAGCCCAAGTGTGACTACACAGGTCCGAACCCTCTGTCCCAGTAGCAGTGGAAGAAGGAGCAGCTTTTCCGCGTCGCCCGAGTTCGAGTTCTGGATGGTCCGAAACCCGTCTTTCCCACAGCCCAATCTCCTCTCCGCCGACGAACTCTTTGTAGACGGTGTCCTCCTCCCTCTCCATCTTCTCCCCCACCACCACCCGGACCCAACTCAAGAGCCCGACCCAGATCCTCCCAACTCAACCCCAGCTGTTACAAACCCAGAGCCAGCACGACCAGAGAGCTCACCCTCGGCAATCACCGAGTCAACCGCCGTATTAACCGGGTCGAAGCGGTGGAGAGAGATTTTCAAGAAGAGTAGCACGAAAAACCCAGAAggtaaagagaaagaaaaggaaaaagacagagaaaaaaagaagacggagaaagagagaaagagtggCGGCGGCGGCGGAGCGAGCTCGGCCGAGTTGAACATCAATATCTGGCCATTTTCGCGGAGCAGATCCGCCGGGAATGCTGGGACTCGACCAAAGTCCGTAACCGGGGCTCCGGGTACCCGGAAGGTGAACAGCGCGCCGTGCTCACGCAGTAACTCGGCGGGTGAGTCCAAGTCGAAGAAGTGGCCGAGCAGTCCGGGCCGTGGGGGGGTCCATCTGGGTCGGAGCAGCCCTGTTTGGCAGGTTCGCCGGGGTGGCGGATCGGGTGTAAAGAGCTCCGATCCCGCGGCTCGTGTTGCCGAGAGAGCAGCCAAAAAAGATGTACCCGAGAATCGCAGGAGCAGAACCGCCGCCAACGGAGGAAGTAGCTTGCCGAAAGCGAGGGTTTTGAACTTGAACGTCCCGATATGCATTGGATATGGACACCATTTGAGCTGTGGAAGCGATGAGAATAGCACTATCAGTGGCGGCAATAATAGTCGTCGTATTATAAGCAGCGGTGGCACCGACGGTGGTAAGAGTGGCAACATTGGAAATGGTGGTAATCTTTATAACCTGCGAAGCCTCTTCACTAAGAAGGTGTATTAA
- the LOC121265642 gene encoding uncharacterized protein LOC121265642, whose amino-acid sequence MQHNELTEVAMITRLRWSRRKDFIHGKGFIHPNLLISKARKELELYTNLQNTQPPSLDRVNDTNSSSWLRPSEGTYKLNWDASINVVEGLVGVGAIPRDCTGQVIGTLRAKRNLKANSFNGETYAMMLGVLFCKEIGVTMFALEGDALSVVNIWKEPKSYWSYEGLLIKDARQVLDSFAVWTVNHTKREANKATRIVAKNALHLAEDLYDLEDIPNCIRQIVISDMM is encoded by the coding sequence ATGCAACATAATGAACTTACGGAGGTGGCCATGATTACTCGACTACGATGGTCTAGGAGGAAAGATTTTATTCATGGTAAAGGATTCATTCACCCTAACCTACTCATCAGTAAAGCCAGAAAAGAATTAGAACTTTATACCAACTTACAGAATACGCAACCTCCAAGCTTAGACAGGGTCAATGATACGAACTCTTCTTCATGGTTGAGACCTTCTGAAGGGACCTACAAGTTGAATTGGGATGCATCTATTAATGTAGTAGAGGGATTAGTTGGTGTTGGTGCAATTCCAAGAGACTGTACTGGTCAGGTCATTGGTACCCTCAGAgctaaaagaaatctaaaagcAAATTCCTTTAATGGTGAAACCTATGCTATGATGCTTGGTGTTCTTTTCTGCAAGGAAATAGGTGTTACAATGTTCGCCCTTGAGGGTGATGCCTTGTCGGTGGTAAACATTTGGAAAGAGCCGAAATCTTATTGGAGTTATGAAGGCTTATTGATTAAGGATGCAAGGCAAGTGCTGGATTCCTTTGCAGTTTGGACTGTTAACCATACCAAGCGAGAGGCAAATAAGGCAACTCGCATTGTAGCAAAAAATGCTCTTCATCTTGCTGAAGACTTGTATGATTTAGAAGATATTCCAAATTGTATTAGGCAAATTGTAATCAGTGATATGATGTAA